The following is a genomic window from Acidobacteriota bacterium.
GGACGGCGCTGCGGAAGGGGGTGAGGCCGGCCAGCCTGGGATGCACGCCGGGACAGTGGTAGCACTCCTGGTAGTTCTGGAGGATTAGCTTCCAGTTGCACTCGAGATCATAGGCGATCTTGTGGGCGATTCTGAGGCGGGGAAGATTCCAGGACTGAAAGCGACCGCAGAGGGCGCTCATTTCTTCATCGAAAGGCCGTGGTTCATCGCTCAGATTGAGAAAAACGAATCCGCCCCACAAGGCCAAGCTGGCGGAAAAAAGTCCGTAGTCCTCTTTGCGGAAGCCGACCGCATCCTTCATGAGGGGAGCGGCCTTGAGGCGTCCGCTCAGGCCGTACTTCCAGGCGTGGTAGGGGCACTCGATCCGCCCCTTGGCGAAATGTCCCCGTTCTTGCCCGCAGAGGCGGGTGCCGCGGTGGCGGCAGACGTTGAAGTGAGCCCTCAGCCGGCCCTCCTCATCGCGCACCAGCAGGATGCTCTCCTCGGCCGCCTCCAGGGTCAGGAAGTCTCCGGGATCGGGGATTTCTTCGTCGCGGCAAGCCAGGATCCAGCGCCGCCGGAAGATGCGTTCCATCTCCTGCTGGAAAACGGAAGGAGACTGGAAGTAGCGGCGGGGAAGCGTCGCCATCTGGTCGGGCACCCGATAGTCGACGCCTCGCCGCTTGAAGCCGCTTTGCTTACCCATTCCTCCATTTTGTCGCCGCGCCCGCAGGCGGTCAACCGGCTCGGTTCACTCGAACCTCTGGCCTTAGGGGTCGTTGGGCGAACATCCCGGCGGACGTCCCACCTCGGCGCAACCATCGTCGATCAGCACCACGATCGCCACCAGCGCCGAATCGATGACCGTGCCCTCCTGCACCGTGTACTCGAACTGGTCGTTGCCCGAGAAATTGAGTTCGGGAGTGTAGAGCAGGGTCGTGACGGTGTTGAAGGTATCGCCCACCTGAACCGCCTGGCCGGTGGCCGGGTCGGTCAAGGTTCCTCGGGTGGGCAGCGACGTGATGGTGTAGATCAGGCCCAGTTCCCCGGCGTCAGGCGTCACCACTTGCAGTTGGGGCTCCTTGCCCTGGGCGAGGTTGCCGCTGGCCGAGGAATGAATCTGCAGGCCTCTGGCGGGACCGCCGCCGGCCAGGCTCTCGTTGACGCGTCCTTGCACCGAGAAGAAATCCAGGCCGGCTGCCACCGCCCCCTGCAGGGAGGCCGTCACGTCGAAGGCAAAAGTGCCTTCCTGTCCCGCGGGAATGCCGGCGGGAACCGGCATGACCACGCCTGAAAGGGGATTCGCGGGAGCTTCGAAGTCGGAGACCCGAAGCAGGCCGTCCTGCTCAGCCGTGCCCACGAAGAAGAAGGTGTCGAGGGAATCGACGGTTCCTTTCTCGGTGGTCAGAATCACCGTGGCCGACTCGATTTCGAGGGGCACGTTGGCGATGTCCCACTCCATTTGGATGCGGGCGATTCCGGCCACGTTGGTGGCCCGTCCCACCGTCAAGTCGTCGATCAGCCAGGCCCGAGGGCCGCCTCCTCCGTCGGTGCCGAAGAAATCGATCTGGTCGATCACCTTGGACGAGTCGGAGAAGCCGAAATAGATGGGAGTAAAGGCCGGCTGTCCGCCCAGGTCAACGTCGATGACCTGGGTCGTCCCGTCCGCGAAATGGACGGTCACTCTGATCACTTCGCCTACCGTGAGGTCGAGGCCGAAGAAACCGAAAGCGCTGGGCTGCTGCTCCAGGCCCGTGAAAGTCAGCGTCGCCTGAGAAAAGGTCCCCGATTGCCCCGTCATCGCCTGAGTGCCGGATGGCAGCGTACCGGAAAAGTTGGCAGTCTGGGCATCGAAATCGATGCCGTCGAAGAGCCCAATGAGGTTACCCGCGGAGGGGAAGCCCGAGGAGGTCTCGAAGTCGTAAGTGGTTGCCGAGGCCAGGGCGCCCAGCAAGGAGGCCTCGTCGCTGAAGGTCGCGGAGGAGAAGTTGCGGTCGACCGCGGCGGAGATCAGCACGGGCGCCGAACCGGGCAGATTGTCGCGTCCGTCGCCGAATCCGTCTCCGTCGGCATCGCCCACGTTGCCGGCCACGTCAGCTCCGGTCTGGGTAGTGGCCTTGAGGCGAATGCCGCGGCGCAGCCTGAGGCTGCCCGACTGGCTGCCTTCTCCCACGCCCCCGGGGTTGCCCCTCAAGGTCACTTCCACGGACTGATTGAGAGGTGTGGTGAGTTCTTGGTCTTCAGCCAATTGCAAGGGCGGAGATACGGCAATGCTGACCGTGCCCTGAGAACACTGCTCGACGCTCTCAACCGTTCCGCAAACCTCGAACATGAAGCCGTCGGTACCGGTGAATCCGCCGGCGGGAGTGTAGCCCACCAGCGAGTCGGGAAGCGCGTAAGGCACGCTCTCGATCGACATTCCCAGCGAATCGGCAAGAGCGCCGTCCATGGGCAGGGAGATGACGCTGAAGCTGAGAGCCACGCCTTCGGGGGCGTCGGCGGTCAGTTCGATGGTGAGGCCGCTGCCGGCCACGGTTTCCACCGAGACGTCGACCGCAATGACCTGGTCCACAGGCGCCGGGGGCTCTCCGGGATCTTCGAAGGGATTAATGGTCACCACCGCCGTTCCAGAGGCGCCTTCAGGGTCGGTGACCTCGAAGACGAAGCTGTCCTCGACATCATCCCCGGTATTGGGCGTGTAAACCACCGTGGCGCTGGTCGTCGGAGGCTGGATGAAATCGCCGGTGGGCATTCCC
Proteins encoded in this region:
- a CDS encoding aromatic ring-hydroxylating dioxygenase subunit alpha: MGKQSGFKRRGVDYRVPDQMATLPRRYFQSPSVFQQEMERIFRRRWILACRDEEIPDPGDFLTLEAAEESILLVRDEEGRLRAHFNVCRHRGTRLCGQERGHFAKGRIECPYHAWKYGLSGRLKAAPLMKDAVGFRKEDYGLFSASLALWGGFVFLNLSDEPRPFDEEMSALCGRFQSWNLPRLRIAHKIAYDLECNWKLILQNYQECYHCPGVHPRLAGLTPFRSAVHDCMQGPVVGGYMELSRERGSLTMDGEAAGPPLAEVSGDDLGRVYYYSVFPNFLLSPHPDFVLCHRLRPLDFNRTLVDCFFLLEPGSIADSGRMQRFRSAIEFWDQTNRQDWEVCQQMQQGLRSRRFERGRYSPQEDICYALDREVLRALGHPHPDED